The proteins below are encoded in one region of Conger conger chromosome 17, fConCon1.1, whole genome shotgun sequence:
- the LOC133116314 gene encoding gamma-crystallin M3-like translates to MCSTLSTATLAFGKITFYEDRNFGGRSYDCSSDCADFSPYLSRCNSCRVESGCFMVYDRPNYMGNQYFMRRGEYSDYSRMGMFENIRSCRMIPMHRGQFRMRIYEREQYGGQMNEMMDDCDSIMDRYRMSDCQSCNVMDGHWLMYEQPHYRGRMMYMRPGEYRSFRDMGYSNMRWMSMRRIMDSC, encoded by the exons ATGTG TTCTACTCTGTCAACCGCCACGTTAGCTTTTGGCA agaTCACCTTCTACGAGGACAGGAACTTTGGCGGTCGCTCCTATGACTGTTCGAGCGACTGTGCTGATTTCAGCCCCTACCTCAGCCGCTGCAACTCCTGCAGGGTGGAGAGCGGCTGCTTCATGGTCTACGACCGTCCCAACTACATGGGGAACCAGTATTTCATGAGGAGGGGAGAGTACTCCGACTACTCACGTATGGGCATGTTCGAGAACATCCGCTCCTGCAGAATGATCCCCATG CACAGAGGACAGTTCAGGATGAGGATCTACGAGAGGGAGCAATATGGAGGTCAGATGAACGAGATGATGGATGACTGTGACTCCATCATGGACCGTTACCGCATGTCTGACTGCCAGTCCTGCAATGTGATGGACGGCCACTGGCTGATGTACGAACAGCCCCACTACAGAGGCAGGATGATGTACATGAGGCCTGGGGAGTACAGGAGCTTCAGAGATATGGGATACAGCAACATGAGATGGATGTCCATGCGCCGTATCATGGACTCCTGTTAA
- the LOC133116975 gene encoding gamma-crystallin M3-like, whose translation MLYQITFYEDRNFGGRSYDCSSDCADFSPYLSRCNSCRVESGCFMVYDRPNYMGNQYFMRRGEYPDYSRMGMFENIRSCRMIPMHRGQFRMRIYEREQFGGQMNEMMDDCDSITDRYRMSDCQSCNVMDGHWLMYEQPHYRGRMMYMRPGEYRSFRDMGYSNMRWMSMRRIMDSC comes from the exons ATGTTGTACCAGATCACCTTCTACGAGGACAGGAACTTTGGCGGTCGCTCCTATGACTGTTCGAGCGACTGTGCTGATTTCAGCCCCTACCTGAGCCGCTGCAACTCCTGCAGGGTGGAGAGCGGCTGCTTCATGGTCTACGACCGTCCCAACTACATGGGGAACCAGTATTTCATGAGGAGGGGAGAGTACCCCGACTACTCCCGTATGGGCATGTTCGAGAACATCCGCTCCTGCAGAATGATCCCCATG CACAGAGGACAGTTCAGGATGAGGATCTACGAGAGGGAGCAGTTTGGAGGTCAGATGAACGAGATGATGGATGACTGTGACTCCATCACGGACCGTTACCGCATGTCTGACTGCCAGTCCTGCAATGTGATGGACGGCCACTGGCTGATGTACGAACAGCCCCACTACAGAGGCAGGATGATGTACATGAGGCCTGGGGAGTACAGGAGCTTCAGAGATATGGGATACAGCAACATGAGATGGATGTCCATGAGGCGCATCATGGACTCATGCTAA